A genomic region of Deinococcus humi contains the following coding sequences:
- a CDS encoding alginate O-acetyltransferase AlgX-related protein — MKRLMMLSTLLLGMAGAQDLPRVVKGKSGWLFTNEELQKFPATENVYLEQMGAIAQVVRLLREQGIEVAILVAPTKASIYPEFLPENLKSNLDYKGNYEKILDDFKRMGVSSVNLKSPLIAQKSEGLLYLKTDTHWSPFGMKVASEAVAKAMKDQLKKFPEVDFSAEYLPPILPTSTDLLAQLPENQQVDFEKDPISGLRITSSEVNLLDETPPSAITLLGTSYSTAFDGRGLPAAYEKIFGKTLAIAAKRDVLNYAVGAKGFWQPVVDYVRSEEYQLRPPKLILWEIPERYLSFEAPPQWAIPSFPWLENEITGGKNDCLRNFANCNKTSSTMKYVMGWRVLDIVGGVNIYRATTEGFFDREGPIRHGGPERSAVSFWLPTSQTVKLDLALTSPVEQQRVQVFLNDKLINTTSQKLNDQYEYHLSLPASAGQNLLEFRYSNWNGKTALFPSGEMRKIAVTFFQLKLTR, encoded by the coding sequence CGAAGAATTGCAGAAGTTTCCTGCCACTGAAAATGTTTATCTTGAGCAGATGGGAGCAATCGCTCAAGTTGTGCGTCTGCTACGTGAACAAGGTATTGAAGTAGCAATCTTAGTGGCTCCAACCAAGGCGAGTATCTACCCCGAATTCTTGCCCGAAAATCTGAAGAGCAATCTGGACTATAAAGGCAATTACGAAAAAATTTTGGACGATTTCAAGAGAATGGGCGTGTCCAGCGTAAACCTCAAGTCTCCCTTGATCGCTCAAAAAAGTGAAGGCCTGCTTTATCTCAAGACAGATACCCACTGGTCCCCATTTGGCATGAAAGTCGCCTCAGAAGCAGTGGCGAAAGCGATGAAAGATCAGTTAAAAAAATTCCCTGAAGTCGATTTCTCAGCAGAGTACCTTCCACCAATTTTACCCACGTCTACGGATCTCCTAGCGCAACTGCCTGAGAATCAACAGGTTGACTTTGAAAAAGACCCGATTAGTGGCCTGAGAATCACAAGTAGCGAGGTTAATCTGCTCGACGAAACGCCACCGTCCGCGATAACGCTGCTTGGCACCAGCTATTCCACGGCTTTTGATGGACGTGGACTTCCAGCCGCTTATGAAAAAATATTCGGTAAAACTCTAGCAATCGCAGCAAAACGGGATGTACTGAACTATGCTGTTGGCGCAAAGGGGTTTTGGCAGCCGGTTGTTGACTATGTGCGATCCGAAGAATATCAGCTTCGGCCCCCCAAATTGATACTTTGGGAAATTCCAGAACGGTATCTGTCTTTTGAGGCTCCACCTCAGTGGGCGATTCCTTCGTTTCCTTGGCTAGAGAATGAGATCACTGGTGGTAAAAACGATTGTTTGCGTAATTTCGCAAATTGCAACAAAACTTCTAGCACGATGAAATACGTGATGGGCTGGAGGGTTTTAGATATCGTCGGCGGCGTGAATATCTATCGAGCGACAACAGAAGGTTTCTTTGATCGAGAAGGCCCAATCAGACACGGTGGACCTGAACGCAGTGCCGTATCATTCTGGCTGCCCACCTCACAGACTGTGAAGCTCGACTTAGCCCTGACCTCGCCAGTAGAGCAGCAGCGTGTGCAAGTCTTTTTAAATGACAAGCTGATAAATACTACGTCACAAAAATTGAATGACCAGTATGAATACCATTTATCACTTCCTGCCTCGGCAGGCCAGAATCTCTTGGAGTTCCGATACAGTAATTGGAACGGGAAGACGGCGTTATTCCCATCAGGTGAAATGCGCAAGATTGCCGTAACGTTTTTTCAACTAAAACTAACGCGATAG